The sequence below is a genomic window from Anoplolepis gracilipes chromosome 9, ASM4749672v1, whole genome shotgun sequence.
atcaAGACACTAAGTAATTTCCAATATATGATAgcgcattaaaatatataacaaatattttattctctatttttacaataaatgtaCAACTCTCAATCTCTGaatcacaaaataattaacgtttcagcagtaatataataagatagctttcgacataaaaaattatacataatcaaCCGGCAAGAGTCAATTCCGCGTCTAGAATATTCCACAAGAACGCAGGACCCGGAAAATGAGCGACATATTCTTACTTCGATGTTTTTCCATTTGCTGTAATCCACCATCGTAGCGCCTGGATATACCAGTCGTCGTTCCTCGAGTCGCTCTTAATAACTCCTTCAGTTACacaagttttctttttttttttttttttttttttttttttttcttaccgcGAATATCGCGCAGGAAAACCTCAAAATGTTGCTTTTTTCTGCTTTCGCGAGAGCACCAATCCTTGAATCGCACTTGCCAATTTGATTATCAATTGCACGACGACCCTGTCGTCTGTCGTCATGAACTTTGGACCCCTATAAGTGCCGAGGGGGATAAGAGATGTCGTGCCAGTGTCAATCGATAATTCACACATCCAAGCCTACCATCTAGATCCATTTTTGATTATTCATAACCTTAGTAGATTTTGCGATCGCCGTGATGGCGGGCTGGATCAAAGAGTTGAAATAAAGATAGCAGTggatagtaaataataaataattaattacgcattcagtaatttttttctgtatagctcgatattttgttaaatctgCTTCTGCGGACTTTACGTAAGAATTGtcaaagaattatttcaaGTTAGGTTGTGACACTACTAACAATAGCTGTTAGCATagtttttaagttattttacGTGTAATCtgtattgtgaaaaatatgattgGAATGAGAATGAATGCGTTTAACGATACTGGTCTTGGGGAACCTGAACAAGATGCGAATACAGCGCTTATAGAGCTTGACAAAggtttgtttatattatgtattttcttatctttagTATATAACTATTTCAAATatgtgtaaaagaaataatagtaatatttataactaattaaatattatagtgtaattattgtataaatattaatttttgttggaTATGGGTTGTAGGTTTACGTTCTACCAAAACTGGAGAACAATGCGAAGCTATAGTACGTTTTCCTAGATTGTTTGAAAAGTATCCATTtccaattttgataaattcatCTCTGTTGAAATTGGCTGAAGTATTCCGCACTGGCAGCAACTTTTTACGAGTATGGGTCCTAAGAGTGTGTCAGCAGAGCGAAAAACATCTTGATAAAATCTTGAATGTTGATGAATTTGTAAGACGCATCTACAGTGTTATACATTCAAATGATCCAGTTGCCAGAGCTCTTACTTTGCGTACATTAGGCAGTGTAGCTGGTATTATTCCTGAAAGACAACAAGtaatttaactatttaatagaaaatataaatgcatgtaaatatttgactttataaaattgataaaattatcaattattattgcaagGTACATCATAGCATAAGAAGATCCTTGGACTCTCATGATTCAGTTGAAGTAGAAGCTGCAATATATGCTGCCCAAATGTTTGCAGCACAGTCCAAGTTATTTGCTGTATCAATGTGCAGTAAAATTTCTGATATGATCAGAGGTCAAGCTACACCTGCCTCGATGAAAATGCAGCTTATACCGATTCTACAATATATGCATCACGATATTTTCACAGCATCAATGGTATGTAATACTGTttgtgtacattttataatgtgtttcatatattttacatgcaaatttaaaattaatataagtacatatacaaatatatttattattaaatatatatattattatattgaaggTAAATGAATTATGTATGGAACTGCTTGCAAGTTATCCAGCAGCTGAATTTGTTAGAGTCACTCTAAGTGCACTAAGTACACTGGCCTCTGCAACTTTAATAGACGTGCCACAACAAGTTGTGTTATTATTACGCTATTTACAAGATGATCCAAGATTGTCAGTAAAACGTCACGCCTTACATCTTCTACATAGTTTAGCAAGAAGAGGAGCGCATCTCTGGCCACAGGGTGCTCTTAATAACTTAATTggtacacaaatatatttgtaatatacttGCAtcgtatatttgatatttttataaattatataattagtatctAATAATTCACAGAAAGTACCACGACACTTTTGCAAGATGGTGCAGGAAATACGGATCTTCTTATACGCACTTTAGATGTAATTGAGGtcagttaaattatatatataatataaattcagttgtaaaaatttatcatgtatgtatttatatacatgaatacatatttatttaaattttttaatgaacagGTACTTAGTCAAAATGCTGTGACATGTGATGCAAATATGGAAGAAAATAGTCCTTTACTACAGTTGTGTCTGAATGCATGTTATTCTCCTGATCCGTTTGTTGCAGTAAAAGCAATTACTATACTTTCCAGAGTTGCTTGTTAttggtatatatacatatatttctcttacccacacataaaagatatttaatgtaaattatttcacaGTTACGAAGAAGGATTGCCCGCTTATGGTATACAAGATGTTATTTCTTGTCTCGAATCTCTGATTGTATTACTGGCCTTGGACGACAAACATTTGTATCAATTAAAAGTGTGCTTACGTTCGACGGTAAAACTATGTCAATCGCATCCTAGTCATTGCGCTATATTTGTTGACGCTATTGGTTCCACCCTTATCAATGCCAGTGCAGAAAATGGTCAGAACGAGAAGCAAACAGTCGCTCTGTGCGAAGCCTTAGGCGCTATTGGTAGCTTAGGAGAAAATACGCTGCTGCCGCTTTTAGCAGACATTTTGGTAAAGCTTAAACAAActacacatgtacatacaaaggtaatatattattctttcataTAATACATGAAGAGAATTATCTCTTTTGTCTAGAAAAATTTAGTTTCTTGATTAACAATTatgtttgtgaaaaattttattccaattCAATTTTCAAAGGTAATGCtttgtacattattatttcaaatggtGGCTGGAGGATATGAATGGAATTTGGAGTGCTTGGAAGCAGTAgacaatattgtaaaaaacgtAGATGGTTGGGCGAAATATCGTATTGCGCGTAGCGCCGCAAGATACGGTCATCATACAATTGCCACCGAAATATTTAAGAGTTTAAAAGAAACTGTAGCATCAGAGCAGCTGCATTTCTGGCTGTCTGGTTTAGAATTAGTTACAAAAGCAGAATGCTGTCTCATGTGAGTATTATTTGcattcacataaatatattatatgtcttcatattctttttataacaacataatgtataatacatataggGATAAAAAGGAAGGCGATGAAAATTTAACTAAAGCTGAGATTGTGGAGAAATTGAATGGAGCGATAGCGCGTTATGCGAGCGCTTGCGCGTCTCTTAAAGCTGCCAGCACTCCCCTACGCAGTTTGCAGTTTCCAAGTGAATACTCGAAATTGCGTTGTGAATTCTTACAGTCTATAGTTCAGCTGTTACATTCATGCATGTAAGCaacagtataatatatgtataagtaaaaaaatacattacagaaaaaacaaaaattacttaattttagaTCTTTGTGCACTGCACCACCACCTGCAATAGCTGTCACCGTTGTCATTGCAACGAAAGATGATCTTCAAAGATATGGTCGTGTTACACATCAGGCATGATTTCTACAATTATAATTGcgaaatgatttaaatttgattagatAACATATACTTATACAGTACATGCtacaatatgatatatattattaaattagactTTTTTTCAGTTAAGGAAATCAGCGCAAGATTTGAAAAACTGTGCGGACAATTACCAAAAATTGTACCAGTCAGCTTTTGATGCTGATCCAGGATCATTGGCGAATATTCGAGCGTATCCTTTCATTAATGagttattaattgattaattgtcGTTTCTTTAATTATGTGACACTTTggatatttatcttaattgaTCTCATGTAGATTACAAGAAATGTGCCGATTACTCGCGAACAGTGTAGAGCGAGTTTGTGGTGGCCCCAGTATCTCAATGTATCAACAACAGAACGATTCcgtgaatttttatttcggcGAGTCCGTGGAAATGCGGCAGTTGGCTCGTTGTTGCGCCGAGTTACGTTGTTTAGCACCACCATGGGTGGGCGCCGACAGCAAGACTGGAGCTATCAGTCACTTGAGAGTTAGTTGTTTGATATCGCAAGTCACGTTACTCGCAGGTGGAACGATGAGATTGCCGATACCGAGGTATTTCTTTCAAACGCTGCAGACGACTAGCATTAAGCTCTCGGTATCGCCTCAACCGCGTGTTCTCGGTGAACCCGTTTCTGTGCCTCAAGGTAGTCAACTGGCACTTAAAGTTGAAGGTGTATTACGACACGGTCGAAGAGCATCCCTTTTCCGTTCTGTTGCTGCCGTGTGCATTTCCATCTCGACAACGCCGCCTTCGAAAATAAATTCTGatcaaaaagtaaataaaacatttaatatcgcATCTctcataattatacaaatgaaattattaagcTGTTTAgaattagttaattattatcaaaggCTTATGAGCGTCTCTCATTTCTTCTTTCTATCTTCTCTGTTATATGCGtgcttttaaataacattaacgtttttattttatataaatatttgtctctTCTTCACATTATGCAAAATTCTTtgttaaatgtttttcttttagtttttactttgtattgtttttttctttggatcatatatttataagatggTGTTAGTGGATAtccttttttacatttattattgtatttttttcttaatcattgtgataaaataagattaatattttgatactatttattttttattgaatttctaACAGctctctcttatatattactatagttattaaagaattagcagtaatatcaaataatgtgtttttttttacaggattctaatataaatgaattgcAGCAAACGGTAATACCTCATCGTGATTTCTTCGCTTGTGAGTTCTTACTTTCCTTAGGAATTCCTGGATCTGCGATTGTATTTCCGTGCGGAGCTGGTGGAAATACTGCTGGAGGTACAGGTAGCGGTGGTCAATATCAAATTACAGCAAGCGCGAGTATCCTCGACAAGGATGGTAATGTGTGGAAGTGTGGTCCACGCTCTACACTTCCTGTTAGAGTACATGAAGAACCTGCAAAGAGAAAATTaccttaataaaaatattgtgccaataatatgataatacttattatacatattcaaatcaattcttatataaaaatatatcttattaccATTTTATTGTGTGATATCTTTTATACAACTTGATTGTGTGATGTCTTTTATAGAACTTGATTTTTACTTCTAAATGCAGATTactataagaatatatattcatgttgATAATTATgcttatatattgcaaatatttttttgtttagttcatttttttataaataagactATTTGAACGCATGCGCATTTATACTGGCGCAAAAGTTTCTCGTGAATTAACCGCATATCAGagttatatatgagaaattatatatatatataacggaaaaataaaaaaaaaatatatatatattttttatgttatatgtataaatatcaagTCTCAAAATATAGTTctaataagagagagagagagagagagagagagagagagagagaaaaagatatgtctataattataaattattttttgaagaaatatgtTCTTTAAATGGTcttttatttgacaaaatccaggataaaattctattttatgtgccgattttatatcattttatgttatgttatatacatatgtaaaatctgatatatattgtatgattTATATGTTCTCagattgtttaaatatttttattatagatcatttttatcatacaaaTTGCATCCAAAAATAggttaaagaaattaataatatacaatcttgttttaattttaaataatatagaatataatagttttaaaaaaataatttattcgcgGGCATTTATTATGAGAGTGACGTTAGCTGTCAATGTCGTGAATGTGACGCTGGTGGACGCGCCAACGATTATAAAAGGAAGCTCGCAAAAGTGGCGGACGCACAGTCGCATCTGTTCGTTTAGAACGCGCAACAGCCTGATGCTATTCAACGTATCCGACTAACATTTAGCATTagaaaaaatagttaatttatctttaaaaatcgtCGCTGTCTGTCGATCTACCGTTAAACTTTGTTGTCTGGTGAGTCAAACTTTTTTAACGGTCTAACGTAAGATTTTTGCGTTCTCGCACTTTGCGTCAATTATCCCAACGAGATTCAAAGTTTAGTCtgacaaaattacatattctaAATGTTCCGTTAAAGAacctgattttaatttttaatagccGTACTCGGTAAAGTTTCAGTAACATCATTTTAAGTCTATCTACccacagatatatatttgtaatttacataaatttcctCGACACTAAAAAGACGTCCGTGAAAGCGGGCGCCATTTTTCTCTCaacatcaaataatatttggatgatataaaatttatttaagaaaattgcaTTTCGGGGCTTAGGACACTAATTGTacgttatctttttttagttGAAAATAACGCTACGATGAGCGATGCAGGATTCATTGTCGCATGCGAGCGACGTTAGCCGTCAAGTAGCGAGTGTCGACGTTTGAGTGGACGCGCGTGCGACGACCCATAAAAGGGGGACCGCGAGAGTGGCGGACGCACAGTCGCGCACCGTCTACCCGTTGGTACGGAACGCGCGGTAACGTATTCTATTCGGCGTATCGTTCTGCTATCATTTAGCGTCAGAAGCAACAATTATGTTAGCGAAGATCATCGCACCGCTGGCCGCCAACCCGCTACGCTATTGAAACTTCGTCGTGCGGTgagtgatatataattttttaacgtgGATTTGTTGCGTTCTCATATTTTGCATCGTCGTCGCTTTTCACAAGATTCAACTTAACAAAGTTACATATTCTGAATGTTTCGTTAAAGtatctgattttaatttttaaaagtcgtGCTCGGTAAAGTTTTTACCGAGTTAGTGACGTCGTTTTAAAtgtatctacatatatttaaaatttgcttaATTTGTctcgacacacacacacacacaccacacacacatacacacacatacacacacatacacgcacatacacacacacacacacacacacgaaaAAGTAAACTTGTGAAAGCGAGCGCCATTTTTGAAATCACAATATTTAcctgatatataaaatatatttcagaaaactTGCTTGCACATTGAATAACGtttcaataaaaatcataatttttatttttatataagaatttactaattatatattaactcaTATTTAcgtgcattatatatatatatatatatatgtttgaaactttattaaataactgagtatgaaaaattgaataggATGCTCacaataattgcaataaattatattttcatttttttacgttcATGATTGAACATTTGACTAATTATCGAGAAACTTATCtcttaaattgaaaaagatttattatatcttattttcacGTCATGAATATCCCAttgattgtatatatgttgGTAAGTAAATATTCACACAAGTTTCGACTATAAAAATAGTTCAatgtaataagaattttacgTTAAACCATAACTCAATTTACCATGCCTATAGTGCTCAGAATAAAAGCAGTGAGTAAGAACTGATTTTTATTGACAATAATAAGACAATAgataatcgattttttaatcgattttatatttttattttctttaaaattataatatatacatttctctctctctctctctctctctctctctctttctatatatataattaataaaaattattctgaaattGTGTGATTTGTTTCCATCTTCCTTTGACAAATATACGATAAACAATATtagaataaagttaaaaataaaatgtcacatagtttataaatattttttattaattagagtAGTTATTTACAGGGTGATTTTaacatatcatttttatatagaaagaaGCTCTCgttttgattttctttttagaaaactgatatttaaaatataattaaaaaaacgcgCGGAATGAATCCTTTGCAACAAtctctaatatataaatattacttttttctattactatttatttaataagtaattttgcACATACAGAAGACGAAACCGTGATTTAGGAGAAACGAAAATTGAGCAGCGCGTCCGAACTCTACCAAACTTTGAATCTTGAGATTAATTTGTCGGTACCCCTCGGGAGTTTCAGAAGCCTCGTCCGACGTCCGCGGCTTCTTGAGCAAGAAGATTGAGTCAGGAATATCGTATATGAGATCAAATCAAGCGAGCGCGCTTTCAACTTTGGCAATAGAGCACGGCGAATCTTGAAATTGCACGCGATTATGTTCGTTGCTGTTAACCGAAACGTGAGAATTGCCGTCATAATTCACGATGAAATTCGGCGATTCGCAAGGTCATTCACATGATCTTACCGTTTCTGagtaaagatttttctctcgttGTATTATCGAGAGACGTTAGTTGATTATACGCATAATTGAATTCGCCGAACATGTTaccaaaattaaatttaattacattattttacgcagaattagatattatttttgtaacaccttttgatatataataagtacaaTTTCTCATTAGATTCTTCAGTAAGACAGTGAGAAGGTTTAGTTcgtaattcaaaatttttgcaattaatctGATTTACTTAAATTCATTATCCTATCGGAAATTCTCGAACGCAAATTCTGTTATCGCTACACTCTAAAATAATCATCCTTTAAGAAAAGCAGATTTCCAGAGTATTGCGTAAAATCgctacataattattatacgcgaCTTTAAcgagtttgtaaaaaaaagcgaAAGGTAAATGAAAAGGAAACGCTTGGatgtaataacatttttacgCGACAAATTTGACGAgccttttttttagaaaaatttaaaaaccatatatataaataaaatattttacaggtACAAGttttacatgataaaatattagaattttacaCGTTTGAATCGCTTTTTTGTTCCTTACCTTTCCttccaatatttatttgattttttaacaattttgccACAAAAACTAAGCGCAAcgtattgttaaaaaaatatatatttaaattattttcaattaaaataatataattggttatgatgtgtaatataattaatacattatgtatattggttttatttaatctaaagtAAAGCAAAAAAGTTTCTCTATAAGTTCTGTATACATTTCTgcaaaaaagatagaaaaagcaAATTCAAAAAGTATCTGAAAATAATCAATTGACTTCAAATGTACCCTGTGGTTAAGTTTAAGCGAATCTCGCTCAAATTACAAGAAAGCTGAAATTTCTCGATGAAATTTCTTCCAGTGAAGACGTATCCTTCGGAAGGTCCGCCACGCGCATCACCCAGGCTTAATGCACAATGACTATATCGCGTACCGTTGTGGTTAAATCTATACGTACAAGCAAGGGGGGTAAAGGGGGCATACGATGTATGCAATAGCTGCGTGATTCCAACTGCTGCCTGTATAgatagagagaaggagaagacGGAAACCGTAGAGTAGTTGTGTGTGCTAAATGGTTCGCAAACTAATGTTCAAAATTCGGGCATTGCCGTGAGACTTATACTGGAGCGGCGAGGTCGACGGTGTATGTGTACTACAATATGTAGTACTTCTGTCTAAAATACTTGCCACAGTATGTTCCGCACGCGAGCGTGTTATCATGAATTATTAAACAGTAGCCTTTCGTCTACCGcgtctttaattttatcagtCGGAAAGGGACATGACACTATAATATGCATTAGccgaatttgaaaattaaatgattgtcAAATAGAcctatctgaaattaaaatcacaatttaaataattaacaaatatggTCGATATCCGTATTATCGATTAAGATCACACGGTGATCTTATCGAAACTTGTGTGATACCGAAACGATCGTTTTCCAACTGAATTTCTAGTGAAGCTTTTGCGACGCGGATAGGGTGCGTGCCAGAAAATGGAAATAAGATTTTGTCCATTTTTCTATGCATAGAAAGTGTCGTTTCCTTTGTATGCGAAACAGATATCTTATTTTCTGCTACGTGATCGAAACACGATTTTCTTGAATTGCTCGTGCGCAAGTTTTATAGATCTCCTTCGAGCTCACAATGATTGGTTTGTATCACTCACAGAGACACGTCTACATAACTTACATCATTTCTCAATGCAACATATGAAACTTTAAATGTTGAATGTTGAACGATCAtgcaaaaagaataaaatgaatatacatataattcaaaattaatggtaaacattatttttctatacacattttataaatgctttgtaaatacatatataaattttaccgGTTCCGTTACTTATTAGTTATGTTTTTCACGTAGCTGCAACATGTTAAATTGCCGTATCTATACGACACACGTTCCTACACTATAGTAGATTTGAATGAAAATACTCTACAATACAGCAGCGCGCGCTGTACGTCTGGTCACTTTATTGTTGGAAGAAGTATGTCCAAGCCGCAACAGCATTTTGTTGAAAACTCGGCTCATATATATCGGTATCGGCGAGTTCCGCTCGACAAAACAAATTGCTTATACCTTCGATAGAACTTCGTCGGAAGTGTTTGGCTACGTATATCGATACTTCATATGGACCGTTTGTTTAACTTCGAAAGTAGGAAAAAAAGCGACTCACTTGCGAGACGGTAGACGGAAAACTGGGAAAAATTCCGCTTTCCAAGGGggtatgacaaaatatagaggGTCGCGTGTTAGAAGATGCGTCGCAAAATTCCTAGATAAATACAAGTTTCTGTTCCGGGATATAATCTCCCGACCGTTTGTCTATATATCGAATGCAATCGGTACAATAacgtgtaatataatttttgtatatacaagatatacTGAAAGCAAGTAAAATCATGAAAACACGCATATACACGTTTCATTTTTCCGAAATAATGacgtttatttttagatttaaataatgaagtatatatttttgtttaaccaGTCGAAAGTCTAGATTAGAGAACGCTGACAATGAGCGCGTGAAATTTTCTCTactagatatatgtatataatttaacagaagttatacagtgtatatacataataatacgaaatttaattaataggaTGGATTATACTTATACGCGCaacaagtaattataaaatataaaattacgcgTTGGCTCGGTATGCTATTATGCAGCATGA
It includes:
- the Ints7 gene encoding integrator complex subunit 7 is translated as MIGMRMNAFNDTGLGEPEQDANTALIELDKGLRSTKTGEQCEAIVRFPRLFEKYPFPILINSSLLKLAEVFRTGSNFLRVWVLRVCQQSEKHLDKILNVDEFVRRIYSVIHSNDPVARALTLRTLGSVAGIIPERQQVHHSIRRSLDSHDSVEVEAAIYAAQMFAAQSKLFAVSMCSKISDMIRGQATPASMKMQLIPILQYMHHDIFTASMVNELCMELLASYPAAEFVRVTLSALSTLASATLIDVPQQVVLLLRYLQDDPRLSVKRHALHLLHSLARRGAHLWPQGALNNLIESTTTLLQDGAGNTDLLIRTLDVIEVLSQNAVTCDANMEENSPLLQLCLNACYSPDPFVAVKAITILSRVACYCYEEGLPAYGIQDVISCLESLIVLLALDDKHLYQLKVCLRSTVKLCQSHPSHCAIFVDAIGSTLINASAENGQNEKQTVALCEALGAIGSLGENTLLPLLADILVKLKQTTHVHTKVMLCTLLFQMVAGGYEWNLECLEAVDNIVKNVDGWAKYRIARSAARYGHHTIATEIFKSLKETVASEQLHFWLSGLELVTKAECCLMDKKEGDENLTKAEIVEKLNGAIARYASACASLKAASTPLRSLQFPSEYSKLRCEFLQSIVQLLHSCISLCTAPPPAIAVTVVIATKDDLQRYGRVTHQLRKSAQDLKNCADNYQKLYQSAFDADPGSLANIRALQEMCRLLANSVERVCGGPSISMYQQQNDSVNFYFGESVEMRQLARCCAELRCLAPPWVGADSKTGAISHLRVSCLISQVTLLAGGTMRLPIPRYFFQTLQTTSIKLSVSPQPRVLGEPVSVPQGSQLALKVEGVLRHGRRASLFRSVAAVCISISTTPPSKINSDQKDSNINELQQTVIPHRDFFACEFLLSLGIPGSAIVFPCGAGGNTAGGTGSGGQYQITASASILDKDGNVWKCGPRSTLPVRVHEEPAKRKLP